TGGTTTTTGTGGGATAAAAAGTAAATCACCATTTGAGGGTGTTTCTATCTCACCAGATTGTATTGCCCATAGACCACTAATAGCTCTAAGCAAAGACGTCTTCCCACAACCAGAAGGTCCTACTACAAGTAAACTTTGGCCTGTCCCAAGACTTAGATTTAGATTATTAATCAGGAAATTATCTTTTCCAGGAGTTTTGATGCTTACATTTTTAAGAATAATAGAATCGTTGGCTTTAATTTCTACTTTAAAGTCATCAAATTTGTTATCTCTAATCTCATTCATATTTGATTGAAATCCTTCAAGTCTGCCTATGGAAGCTGAGAATCTAGCTAAAGCCTCTATTTTATAAATAATAAAAAATAATGATCCCTCAAGAAGGTTATAGTTTAAATTGGCTTGTTGAAAACTTCCATAGTCCATTTGGCCGCTAAGAATTGGTCCTGCGAGAATAATGAACGGAATAAAGACACTTCCATAAATTCCAGAGCGTTGGAGTACCCTTAATAATGCTTCCCATATTATTAAAAGATTAAAGTTATCAACTACAGACTTGAGTCTCCTACTGACTTCTTTTTCTTCTTGGTTTTCACCAGAATAAAAAGCAATTGATTCTGCATTGTTTCTTACATGTACAAGACCATAACGAAAATCTGCTTCAAATCGTAATTGATCATAATTTAATTTAAACAGTTTTCTACTAGCAAAAAGTAGTAAAGATGAAACTATTGTGGCGTAAACTATTAGAGCAAGTGTTAGCTCTTTACTTATACTTAGTAAAATAAAAATGTTTAATGAAAATACTAATAAAGAATCAAAAATATTTAACGAAAGATCAATAGTTTGTGCGGTAAAGTCTCTTGCATCTTCTGTAATTCTTTGATCCGGATTATCGACATTAGTTTCAGATTCATCGTTGGGATTTAATATGTAATATGTCCTATCATCTAAATAGTCGGTAATGAGGCTTTTGGATAACCATTCTCTCCATAAAAGCTGAAGTTTTGCTGAAAAATAAAATTGTAAGCTTCTTATTGGAAGAGCTGCAATAAAACAAATTCCAAGAATCCACAAATTCTTATAACTTTCATTTTCATCTTTTTGTATTAAGGCATTAGTTATATCTCTGACGAGAAAAGTAATTCCTGCGTTAATTCCATTGACAGATAACAACATCAATATGATTACTCCTAGTAAAAGCCAAGGGAGCCATCTCCTTTGCCTTAGCTGGCCACGAAAAGTGATAAATGAAAAACTGCCTAAGGCAAACAAACCTGAAATTATTATTCCTGAAGGGCCATTCCAAATAACCTTTAAGGAATTTTGAACCCCTCCTAAAAATTGGTTGGTTACCTCTGGAACTAAATTAGTTAACAGGCTCATTAAACCTGTTAGTAAAAATAAAACTGTTCCACCCACACAAAATAATAAAGCTATTAATAAATAGACAAATAGCCAGCCATTATTCTTTGTATAAGGTAGAAAATATGGCTGAGTGAGCTTTCTTAATTTAATTAGTTGGCTTACTAGTCCTTTTTGAGCTTTAGTAATTGATGAAGTCATATTAATTTGATTATTTCAAAGTCAATAATTACTTGATAAGGAATAAGGCTAGCTTATTTTTTAAAGTTCAATTTGACACTTCTCAAGTTCAGAAACTCATCAAAGTCATTTATTTTTATATCTTAGCTAAAACCCAAATATGTTTTTATTATCATTGGTAATGGTAGCGAAGAAATAAGTTGCATATTAAAAGAATGAACTGCAGGAATAGTTTGATCTAAAACCCAAATAACCAAAAAAGGGACATTGAGAATTATCTGCCACTGCCATTTGTAAGTTAAAATTGACCATAGTTTTTTTAAAATAGATTGCTGGTTCTCACTAAGATTTGACCAAAAATCTTCTAGATTTGTGTTTATTTTATTAATAATGCTGTTTTTATCTGCAGCAGTTTGGGAGTCCATTGAACACGATTAATTAAATACCTTATAGCGCATAAATGGGTGAAGTTGAGAAAGCAACTAAGCCAGTAAGACAATCGTGTGCGTTGATCAAAATCATGAAAATCCAAAAGTCACCCTGGTGGCCAACTTAATTTCCTTCCGCCAATGATATGAATATGTAAGTGAAATACTGTTTGACCAGCTTCTTCGCCTGTATTAATAATGGTTCTCCAACTTTCTAAACCAGAGGCATTAGCAATTTCGGTCCCTTTTAGAAGTAAGTGACCCAGTAATTCTTGATCTTCTTTTTTTATATGTTGCAGACTTGGAATAGGTTTTCTAGGAATGATTAAAATGTGAGTAGGTGCTTGGGGGGTAATATCTTTGAAAGCTAGGCATTTGTTATCACTGAAAACCTCGTCACATGGTATTTCACCACTAAGAATTTTATCAAAAATTGTTGTCATTGAATTTGAGGAGAGACCAATAATAAGAATCTAATTTGACTCTTTATAGTTTTAATTGA
The sequence above is drawn from the Prochlorococcus marinus str. MIT 1013 genome and encodes:
- a CDS encoding ABC transporter ATP-binding protein/permease — encoded protein: MTSSITKAQKGLVSQLIKLRKLTQPYFLPYTKNNGWLFVYLLIALLFCVGGTVLFLLTGLMSLLTNLVPEVTNQFLGGVQNSLKVIWNGPSGIIISGLFALGSFSFITFRGQLRQRRWLPWLLLGVIILMLLSVNGINAGITFLVRDITNALIQKDENESYKNLWILGICFIAALPIRSLQFYFSAKLQLLWREWLSKSLITDYLDDRTYYILNPNDESETNVDNPDQRITEDARDFTAQTIDLSLNIFDSLLVFSLNIFILLSISKELTLALIVYATIVSSLLLFASRKLFKLNYDQLRFEADFRYGLVHVRNNAESIAFYSGENQEEKEVSRRLKSVVDNFNLLIIWEALLRVLQRSGIYGSVFIPFIILAGPILSGQMDYGSFQQANLNYNLLEGSLFFIIYKIEALARFSASIGRLEGFQSNMNEIRDNKFDDFKVEIKANDSIILKNVSIKTPGKDNFLINNLNLSLGTGQSLLVVGPSGCGKTSLLRAISGLWAIQSGEIETPSNGDLLFIPQKPYMTLGSLREQLCYPLDKNRFSDEHLKAVLEEVKLPQIIQRYPNLNIKQDWQRLLSLGEQQRLAFARLLLNSPKYVVLDEATSALDVNTEKHLYELLNQREMACISVGHRPTLKNYHETVLEITENKGWRLLPAESYQFNQS
- a CDS encoding histidine triad nucleotide-binding protein → MTTIFDKILSGEIPCDEVFSDNKCLAFKDITPQAPTHILIIPRKPIPSLQHIKKEDQELLGHLLLKGTEIANASGLESWRTIINTGEEAGQTVFHLHIHIIGGRKLSWPPG